Within Phocoena phocoena chromosome 9, mPhoPho1.1, whole genome shotgun sequence, the genomic segment TCATTTCTACGACGCACGCAGCGGGATTTCCGTTTCCTCCTTCTTCTCGCGAGTCTTGCGTCCCAGCAGCAACCGGAAATGGGTTCCTGCCTGGAAGCTGTCTGAGGCTGAGCTtcgggtgagggagggaggaggggcggaAGGCTTTGCATAGGTCCTGGAGGCGGTACTGTGTCGGTGTGTGGACCTTGTCTTCTCCCTCGCGCAGAGGACTCCGTGGTTTCGTCGCCCCTCCCAATTCCTTTACGTTGTTGGTTGGGAGCGTCATCTTGGAGAAGGGGCGCCCGCACATCTCGGCGGTGAGGCGGCGAAGCCCAGGGATCTCCTTGGTCTTTGGTGACGGGGCTGGAGGCGGTAGTTTTTACGGCCGCACGTTTCAGATTGAAGCCCCGTGCTAACATTTTAATATCTATTGAGCCCTTAGTATGTCTTAGGAGCTGTTTTAGGGGTATTGGGTGTAACAGTGAATAAGTCCGACAGAAGTCCCTGCCCGAAGGGAACTTGCATTTGAATCAAATTTGCTACAATGGAACGGAAGACAATGGAACGGAAATGGGGATAGAATCAGGATTTTTTGGTGTgggttggaggaggaggaagttaAGGGGGATCAGAGAGGCATGAAAGTGCGAGAGGAGCTTTCTGGGAGCAGGAGGGAGTCCTTCCCGTCCCCTGTGCAGGGCTGCTGATGCGATACGGTCTAAAGGTGGGTTGCGTAAAAGTCGTGGATGCAGTTAGGCACTTAGGACTCAGTGAATTCATATTCTTGCTGTAGGACTTAATTGATGTCTTTTTTCTTCAGGAAAAGATTAAAGGTTAGattgtaagaaaaggaaatagaagccaTGTTTCGAAGACCTGTAGTGCAGGTAATCACTTCTTTGTATTAGTGTTGGGGTGTGTTACTATAAGCCATAGTGATCAAATTTCTTTAGGCTTTTGCCTGCAGAGGCAAAAGTCCTTTGAGCCCACACACCTTGGTGTACTTATTTGACACGAGGGCTGGGGACAGATTTTACTTGGGTAAATAATGTTCACTAAAGCAAAACGAAACTTCTCTAGTGTGTTCACATATATAATGggaataattacttttaaaaacatgtgcTGCTTGCACGTAGATCAGTTAGAGAGCGCTGAAGGTCGTTGTTGATCTGCAGACTATGAGAACCGTTgttccagctttttaaaattactatatttGTAATAAGACAAGTGGTTTCTTTTCTGACCACGTGCCTCATGTGTTGTcagcctgcctccccaccccgccctgccTCCTTGTGCTGAGGAGAGCAGGTGAGGTCTCAGCATCACCACATGTTTACCAGGTCCAGGATTGCTTCTCATGTCACCCAGTCAGACTCCTCCCCTGATCTCCTCAGTCAGCCTCGCCAGCCTTGAGCCAGCCTAGACCCCTTTTTGCTCGCTTAAGCTCATCTGGGCACCAAGTGCTATAGATTCTCCTTTAGAACACCTCTCGCACTCATCTTGTGAAGATAAGGAAGAAGCAATTCCTCTGTGAAACCTGTTCATATTTCCCCCGCTCTGCTGTAGAGTTGGCCCTATATTCTTGGATCCGGACTAACTTATACATACTTTGGAAACGTATACTTTTTCATGTGTTGAAATGTGAAGCATGGAAAAGCTATTCCTGTCTTAATACGCGATTCTACAGTGTTACGGTATCTTTAAAGCTGTGTATAAAAGagttaaatgtttaatttaaaaaagtatccCAGTTAAAttaattctttccccatttctgCTCCTCCGGTAGGTCTTGATTTTTGTGTGCCCCAGTGAGGCAAACTGTCGTTCCATGAAACTTAGGAGCTCTGTCTCATCTGAGCACTCAGATTAGCACCTTTCTGGAATCACGACACAGGTAGCAGTTAGCAGTTTGATCTTTAATATGTTGTaactcacatttttattttcttacccaCTCTCTGCTCCCAAACATAGCGCCAGGATTCCATAGCCAGAAGTACCACCCTCGGAGTGGGTATTGTTTTAATTGGTCGCTTATTAACAGTGCCACCACTTGACACATGTTTCTCTGATGTAATGTTTAGCTCTCTGAACCCAGTGATGTTCCCAGTGATGTTCCCAGTGATGTGTCCTCATATCTTTGCAGTAGCCCTTACACAGAATGTCCTTAAAGAGGCAGCAGAGGGCACTGGGAAAAGCAGCAGCCTTGGGGTCAGACGGCCCTGGGATCTCGGCGTGACTTGCCACTTACTTCCTGTAGgattttgggcaagttactctgtctctttgaacttcatttttctcttctataaagtGGTGGTGATTTTACATAGTTTATAGATTTCGTCTGAGGAATAATTGAGGAGAGGTAAAGCAGTTAGCGGGTACTCAGCAATGATAGCTGTTGTTATTGAGTGCTGCTGTTACATGGCAGTGATTCCCTTTGTCTGACAGACCGATTTGGGCAGGCATATCTTTGCACTTTATCAAAGAATCATGTTTGTTTATCTTAGACTTTTTTCTTTGGTCTGTCGAAAGCATGACTTTTtccaacatgtatttatttaccttttgtgTACAAACACAGAGGCACCGTAATCAGGAAGATTGCCACAAAAGAAGCGGGAGAGGACTGTAAATGAACTCTCTTGGGTATACTGTGTAGTACCTCCTGTGTACCTGTGGGCTTCTGCAGTAGGCTGCCCTTAAGTGTTTGCATGGTCCTCCTGGCTCTGTGTGATGGGCACACCTCTTGTCTTGGGTGGATGTGTGCCATAGGAGCTGCTGACTAGATGGTGACCACGTGTGAATGGGTCTTCTGTTGGTATTTGCCTTCCCCCCCGGATTAAAgctgttttacttctttgttcCACTTTAGGTCCTTCATCAGTTTGTAAGACATGAGTCTGAAATAGCTGGCAGTTTGGTTCTCGAAAGATGTAAGTAGCAGCTGATTTCCAAGTTTAAAGCGTGTTATTTATAGCAGTATGCTCATATTCTCAGTGTTGCACAAGAGGTGTATTCGTTGGGTTATAATCTATTAATCGTCACGCTCTTGACTCATATTTGCCTCCCAGATCTTGGCCTTGCCCCACCAGGCTGCAGGGCTCCTGTGAATTGGGCCCTTCTTCCTTTACCAGTCAGTTTTTACTCACTCTTGTTGTCACTTTCCTGCCAAAGAATTTTCTTGAGTCCTATTTGGTTATCTAAGTCTTCCAAGGGTATGTGCCGTTTGGCTGAAGAAGTGAATGTTTGTGAAAGCTGTTGTTTCACAGAAATAGTCCCTTGTATTTATAAAGATATTCAGATTTGTTCTTTTAACTCTACAGACAGTTTAAAGAAGTTTCTTTAggtatttaaaagaagaatttagATAAAGAACTTAACGTTTGTTTTGTGGGGCTGCTActtctgaatattttctcctttcttgccaACCTTCTTTTTCCCTCCCAACCTCTGTCTATTTTCCCCTTCAACTTACTTTCAAACCTTCTAGAACTTGGGTTTTATTTAATGCCAAGACTGAAGTCGGAGTAGTGTTTGTAGCTGTTCCTCCCTGGACATTTCTCTCAGTCTCGTTTTATCTACACATTGCCTTTCAGCTCTGAATCGTGTGCAGTTACTTGGTCGAGTAGGTCAGGACCCTGTCATGAGACAGGTGGAAGGAAAAAACCCAGTCACAATATTTTCTCTAGCAACAAATGAGATGTGGCGATCAGGGGAAAATGAAGCACACCAAATGGGTGAGTACAAAAGCCCGGGCTCTTAATTTTATCAGCAGTAAATAGACATTATTTATTGTGAATTACCTAATTAGATACTTTTAGAAAGGACCTTCTCTAATTCTTTTCTGCTCTTTCGGAAATTGTGGATTGGTTTTGCTGGGACATGTTGTCCTTCGGCACTTGTCTTTTGCATTTGTAACCACATTCCCTGTTGTGATTTAGGTGATGTCAGTCAAAAGACAACGTGGCACAGAATTTCAGTATTCCGACCAGGCCTGAGAGATGTGGCATATCAGTATGTGAAAAAGGGGTAAGTTGAGGAAGGAAGGATCTTACAGATTGAATGGTttaaaacaggggtccccaacctccgGGCCACGGACCGGTCccggtccacggcctgttaggccCTGGGCCGCACAGCGGGAGGTGAGCGGTAGGCGAGCagtgaagcttcacctgccgctgcCCATGGCCCACGTTACCGCCcaagccacccccccacccccccctccacccccgtcCAGGGAAAAATTGtctccacgaaaccggtccctggtgccagaaaggttggggaccgctggtttaAGAAACTGGTAACGTGTTCTTATGGGCTGCATAGCTCCTTTATTTATGTAGTACCACTAATTACTCTGTTTTAACCCAAGAGGTATTCATGCAATGCTTAATGCTATAAACATAGCGCATTGCCATATGTGACTAATTTAAAGGTTTTAACATGATTTAGCCTTTTAAGAACTTATAATTTAGGGCAAAGAGGATGTGTACTTAAATGGAGCTGATGAGGTAAGAGAGAAGGCAATGGGTACCGAGTACCATGTGAGCAAGTGCCTGCATGGCCAGCGATCCTGAAGGCAGATGTCTTGCCTGTTGGCATCACACGATGGCCTAACAGAGGGTCTGGAATGTCGGAAGCCTGACCCAGTGAGGTATTATGGGAATATTCACAGCAGTTATTTCATATTTGATAATTTTATGTAAACTTAGTAGTTCCCTTTTGGAATGCTTGGATTGATTACGTAtaaaaagtatcttttccaaacccACAGAAGGACAAGAGGATGTGTTTAACAGCAGTTGTAGTCATAGTATGTTTAGAAATGTACttgttttatagaaataaaacatttcatgtaaaataatttcagcagtaactaaaatttctattttttaaaaataagtgcatGCCTTTTCTTCATATATACCTCCGTTGTCATGTATGTatgttatgtgtgtatatatgcatataaacacAGGAAATTTCAAGGAAAATGTCTATATGCAATTTCCCCTACTGATTGGTGAATCTGTGTGACTGTTCCCTTTGGCACCCAGTCATTTTACCAGTCTTGTCTATGTTCTGTATTGTACATTTTTGGTGGTGTTAGACTCTGAAAATTGGTGTCATTATGGccattttctactttttgaaaTCAGAGTTACAGTTGTCTTCTAGTTCAGCCTTCTAGAGAGTACAGCATAGTCTTAGTAATTAACTCTGAGTGAAATACTAAAGCTGAAAATTTTGCATTTTAGTAATCTAAGTCTTTTGAGAGTAAGTTTATGAACCTTAATATAGAAAGGAactaactaaaaaataaatgaaaaaatcaacaaatctgTTAGAGAATCCAGGATCAGCGGTGACAGAAAATAACACATTGGAAATTAACCATAGAGATTTAAAGGATGCCACTAGGTTGCTCTTCATGGTCTtaaggttgctttttttttttaaattttgacttaaaattttgaacagttttttttttttttttttttttttaactttcataagGACCACAGTTAGCTCAAGGATGAAAGCATTGTCCTTTTCCCTAGGTGTGGCAAGTCTGTGCACATTCGGTttcactactttttctttttggctgtaccacgtggcttgtgggatctcagttccctcaccagggattgaacctgggccttggcagtgaaagcctggaatcctagaGCTAGCATTCCTTAGGAATCCACTAGGCCACAAGGGAACTCTCTGTTTCAGTACTCTTAATTCTGAATTTTGAGAAGTGGTAGCAAAAATGAGGTTCTGTACGATTATCTGTTTCATCCTTAATGTATACTTACCCTCTCTAACCTGACTCTCTCCTGTAAAGTACATTAGAATCTCCAGACTAaaaactgtaaattttatttatatcaggTCTCGAATTTATGTGGAAGGGAAAGTAGACTATGGTGAATATATGGATAAAAATAATGTGAGACGACAAGCAACAACAATTATAGCTGGTAAGGCTCTTgtgataatagctattctgtttttttttttttctcctttccgtTTTTGAAAGCTTGGCTGTGTTGTAACTTTACCTGAGGCTGTTAGTACTGATGCCAATGGGATTGTAAGGCACTTCACCAGGAGAATTCCAAGTGAGGTTTGTGGGCTTG encodes:
- the SSBP1 gene encoding single-stranded DNA-binding protein, mitochondrial isoform X2 translates to MFRRPVVQVLHQFVRHESEIAGSLVLERSLNRVQLLGRVGQDPVMRQVEGKNPVTIFSLATNEMWRSGENEAHQMGDVSQKTTWHRISVFRPGLRDVAYQYVKKGSRIYVEGKVDYGEYMDKNNVRRQATTIIADNIIFLSDQTKEKA
- the SSBP1 gene encoding single-stranded DNA-binding protein, mitochondrial isoform X1; this encodes MFRRPVVQVLHQFVRHESEIAGSLVLERSLNRVQLLGRVGQDPVMRQVEGKNPVTIFSLATNEMWRSGENEAHQMGDVSQKTTWHRISVFRPGLRDVAYQYVKKGSRIYVEGKVDYGEYMDKNNVRRQATTIIAGKALVIIAILFFFFSPFRF